A single Deinococcus depolymerans DNA region contains:
- a CDS encoding carbonic anhydrase — protein MDDSAAQLAADLERRILDAIRRGASMEDIAGLKESDVATPDAAIRALKDGNARFFSGQATRPEVSANERRAQIMGQTPYAAILACSDSRVPVELVFDQGLGQLFVVRVAGNVVGEAGLGTLEYAVRHLDVHLIVVMGHEACGAVAAALLPEEKVAQEPEHLQALIRRIQPSVQAMPPIRDKKARMREAVLNNVRHQVSILRQQAVIREAEAAGQIRVIGAYYEIGSGAVDFLIDEEDLRP, from the coding sequence ATGGACGACTCTGCTGCCCAGCTTGCCGCCGACCTCGAACGCCGCATCCTGGACGCCATCCGCCGTGGCGCCAGCATGGAGGACATCGCCGGACTCAAGGAATCCGACGTGGCCACCCCGGACGCCGCCATCCGTGCCCTCAAGGACGGCAACGCCCGCTTCTTCAGCGGACAGGCCACCCGCCCGGAAGTCAGCGCGAACGAACGCCGCGCGCAGATCATGGGCCAGACGCCCTACGCCGCGATCCTGGCGTGCAGCGACAGCCGCGTGCCGGTCGAACTGGTCTTCGACCAGGGCCTCGGGCAGCTGTTCGTGGTACGGGTCGCCGGGAACGTCGTCGGCGAGGCCGGCCTGGGCACCCTGGAGTACGCCGTCCGTCACCTGGACGTACACCTGATCGTCGTGATGGGCCACGAGGCCTGCGGAGCGGTGGCCGCCGCGCTGCTGCCCGAGGAGAAGGTGGCCCAGGAGCCCGAGCACCTGCAGGCCCTGATCCGCCGCATCCAGCCCAGCGTGCAGGCCATGCCGCCCATCCGCGACAAGAAGGCCCGCATGCGCGAGGCCGTCCTGAACAACGTCCGCCACCAGGTGAGCATCCTGCGCCAGCAGGCCGTCATCCGGGAGGCCGAGGCGGCCGGGCAGATCCGCGTGATCGGCGCGTACTACGAGATCGGCAGCGGCGCCGTGGATTTCCTGATCGACGAGGAAGACCTGCGGCCCTAA